A section of the Streptomyces sp. Je 1-369 genome encodes:
- a CDS encoding TetR/AcrR family transcriptional regulator, producing MGAGGPPLPRSGRGRPRSEAVEQAIIEGVVRLLEDGVSLTELSIERIARTAGVGKATIYRRWDGKEALFVDVLRAFEEPDLERPGTSMRDDLVCVLESLRRRGLTMRSSALLHNVFAQMKTLPKLAEAYQETVVAPRRRIIIDVLRRGVADGELRADIDLEMANDLFVGPMLLRTILRPGAPLDDRLAERIVDTVIEGLRPPPR from the coding sequence ATAGGTGCGGGCGGGCCGCCCCTGCCCAGGAGCGGCCGTGGACGGCCCAGGAGCGAGGCCGTCGAGCAGGCGATCATCGAGGGCGTCGTACGGCTCCTGGAGGACGGCGTCTCCCTCACCGAGCTCTCCATCGAGCGGATCGCCCGCACGGCCGGCGTCGGCAAGGCCACCATCTACCGGCGCTGGGACGGCAAGGAAGCCCTCTTCGTCGACGTCCTGCGCGCCTTCGAGGAGCCCGACCTGGAACGGCCGGGCACCTCGATGCGCGACGACCTCGTCTGCGTCCTGGAGAGCCTGCGCCGCCGCGGCCTGACCATGCGCTCCTCGGCCCTGCTGCACAACGTCTTCGCCCAGATGAAGACCCTGCCCAAGCTCGCCGAGGCGTACCAGGAGACGGTCGTCGCGCCCCGCCGCCGCATCATCATCGACGTGCTGCGCCGGGGCGTCGCCGACGGCGAACTGCGTGCGGACATCGACCTGGAGATGGCCAACGACCTCTTCGTGGGACCCATGCTGCTGCGCACGATCCTGCGGCCCGGCGCGCCGCTCGACGACCGGCTCGCCGAGCGGATCGTCGACACGGTGATCGAGGGGCTGCGGCCCCCGCCACGCTGA
- a CDS encoding NAD+ synthase: MPQLRLALNQIDSTVGDLAGNAEAVVHWTRHSAEQGAHLVAFPEMVLTGYPVEDLALRSSFVQASRDALRALAVRLRDEGFGELPVVVGYLDRTEEAKPKFGQPAGAPRNAGAVLYRGEAVLTYSKHHLPNYGVFDEFRYFVPGETLPVVRVHGVDVALAICEDLWQDGGRVPATRSAGAGLLLSINASPYEQNKDDERLELVRKRAQEAGCTTAYLAMIGGQDELVFDGDSIVVDKDGEVIARAPQFAEGCIVLDLELPAAAPVPPSGVVDDGLRIEHVTLSEEPLPTYEGELTGGYAERLDDDEEVYSALVVGLRAYAAKNGFSSVLIGLSGGIDSALTAAIACDALGAQNVYGVAMPSRYSSDHSIGDAEELARRTGLNFRTVPIAPMFDAYMGSLGLTGLAEENLQSRLRGTMLMALSNQEGHIVLAPGNKSELAVGYSTLYGDSVGAYGPIKDVYKTAIFRLAEWRNRAAEERGQTPPIPENSISKPPSAELRPDQVDTDSLPDYPVLDAILELYVDRDQGADTIVAAGYDRELVTKTLRMVDTAEYKRRQYPPGTKISAKGFGKDRRLPITNRWRESAAG, translated from the coding sequence GTGCCTCAACTACGCCTCGCTCTGAATCAGATCGACTCGACCGTCGGCGATCTCGCCGGGAACGCCGAGGCGGTCGTCCACTGGACCCGGCACTCCGCCGAGCAGGGGGCGCATCTCGTCGCGTTCCCCGAGATGGTACTGACCGGATATCCCGTCGAGGACCTCGCTCTGCGTTCGTCCTTCGTCCAGGCCTCCCGGGACGCGCTGCGCGCGCTCGCCGTGCGGCTGCGGGACGAGGGGTTCGGGGAGCTGCCGGTCGTCGTCGGCTATCTCGACCGCACCGAGGAGGCCAAGCCGAAGTTCGGCCAGCCCGCGGGGGCCCCGCGCAACGCGGGCGCCGTGCTGTACCGCGGCGAGGCCGTCCTGACCTACTCCAAGCACCACCTGCCCAACTACGGCGTCTTCGACGAGTTCCGCTACTTCGTGCCCGGCGAGACGCTGCCGGTCGTGCGCGTGCACGGCGTCGACGTCGCGCTCGCCATCTGCGAGGACCTCTGGCAGGACGGCGGCCGCGTACCGGCGACCCGGAGCGCGGGGGCGGGGCTGCTGCTCTCCATCAACGCGTCGCCGTACGAGCAGAACAAGGACGACGAGCGGCTCGAACTCGTGCGCAAGCGGGCGCAGGAAGCCGGCTGCACCACCGCCTACCTCGCGATGATCGGCGGGCAGGACGAGCTGGTCTTCGACGGTGACTCGATCGTCGTCGACAAGGACGGCGAAGTCATCGCGCGGGCCCCGCAGTTCGCCGAGGGCTGCATCGTGCTCGATCTGGAGCTCCCGGCCGCCGCGCCCGTGCCGCCGTCCGGCGTCGTCGACGACGGGCTGCGCATCGAGCACGTGACGCTGTCGGAGGAGCCGCTTCCCACGTACGAGGGCGAGCTCACCGGCGGGTACGCCGAGCGGCTCGACGACGACGAGGAGGTGTACTCGGCGCTGGTCGTCGGCCTGCGCGCGTACGCCGCGAAGAACGGTTTCAGCAGCGTTCTGATCGGGCTGTCGGGCGGCATCGACTCCGCGCTCACCGCCGCCATCGCCTGCGACGCGCTCGGCGCGCAGAACGTGTACGGCGTCGCCATGCCGTCCCGCTACTCCTCGGACCACTCCATCGGCGACGCGGAGGAGCTGGCGCGGCGCACCGGCCTGAACTTCCGTACCGTGCCGATCGCGCCGATGTTCGACGCGTACATGGGTTCGCTCGGGCTCACCGGTCTCGCCGAGGAGAACCTCCAGTCGCGGCTGCGCGGCACGATGCTGATGGCGCTCTCCAACCAGGAGGGGCACATCGTGCTCGCGCCGGGCAACAAGTCCGAGCTCGCGGTCGGCTACTCGACGCTCTACGGCGACTCCGTCGGCGCGTACGGCCCCATCAAGGACGTCTACAAGACGGCGATCTTCCGGCTCGCCGAGTGGCGCAACCGCGCGGCCGAGGAACGCGGGCAGACGCCGCCGATCCCGGAGAACTCCATCAGCAAGCCGCCGAGCGCGGAGCTGCGCCCGGACCAGGTCGACACGGACTCGCTCCCCGACTACCCGGTCCTCGACGCGATCCTGGAGCTCTACGTCGACCGGGACCAGGGCGCCGACACGATCGTGGCCGCGGGCTACGACCGTGAGCTGGTCACGAAGACGCTGCGGATGGTGGACACCGCGGAGTACAAGCGGCGGCAGTACCCGCCGGGGACGAAGATCTCCGCGAAGGGCTTCGGCAAGGACCGCCGACTGCCCATCACCAACCGCTGGCGGGAGTCCGCCGCCGGCTGA
- a CDS encoding ABC transporter permease — protein MSATTLTAAPLKKGEADAHIGLRGHVRHTGALVRRNLLWIRQDPESMFDAVLMPIVFTLLFVYVFGGSIGQALGGGQDQYVQYVVPGMMAMMSMNIAMAVGTGFNQDFQNGIMDRFRTLPIGQGSVLFAKIVVELMRLLIATTIMMIVGVLVGFDITNWGGLFAAVGLSALFGTSIMWIFLVLGVSMKSAQSVQAMGFLVLMPLQFGSSIFAPTQSMPGWLQGFTDYNPLSALADSARGLMVGGPVAHDVWVTVGWSVALTVVMAPIAIHKFRTKN, from the coding sequence ATGAGCGCCACCACACTCACGGCCGCCCCCCTCAAGAAGGGCGAGGCGGACGCCCACATCGGCCTGCGCGGCCACGTCCGGCACACCGGCGCGCTGGTCCGCCGCAACCTGCTGTGGATCCGGCAGGACCCGGAGTCGATGTTCGACGCGGTCCTGATGCCGATCGTCTTCACGCTCCTGTTCGTGTACGTCTTCGGCGGCTCCATCGGGCAGGCGCTCGGCGGCGGTCAGGACCAGTACGTGCAGTACGTGGTGCCCGGCATGATGGCGATGATGAGCATGAACATCGCGATGGCCGTCGGGACCGGCTTCAACCAGGACTTCCAGAACGGCATCATGGACCGCTTCCGTACCCTGCCGATCGGCCAGGGCTCGGTGCTCTTCGCCAAGATCGTGGTGGAGCTGATGCGGCTGCTCATCGCGACGACGATCATGATGATCGTCGGTGTCCTGGTGGGCTTCGACATCACGAACTGGGGCGGCCTGTTCGCCGCGGTCGGGCTCTCCGCCCTGTTCGGCACGTCCATCATGTGGATCTTCCTGGTCCTCGGCGTCTCGATGAAGAGCGCCCAGTCCGTGCAGGCGATGGGCTTCCTGGTCCTGATGCCGCTGCAGTTCGGCTCGTCGATCTTCGCGCCGACCCAGTCGATGCCGGGCTGGCTCCAGGGCTTCACCGACTACAACCCGCTGTCCGCGCTCGCGGACTCCGCGCGCGGCCTGATGGTCGGCGGCCCCGTCGCCCACGACGTGTGGGTGACGGTGGGCTGGTCGGTGGCGCTCACGGTGGTCATGGCGCCGATCGCGATCCACAAGTTCCGCACGAAGAACTGA
- a CDS encoding DUF4190 domain-containing protein has protein sequence MTSPDTPPPPPGWGQGPPPPSPPPPAQPLRNGLGVASLVLGIIGVLCGLVPLLFWASGILAVLALVFGCVGIGRARRGQADNKGVAIWGTSLGGVAAILAVVGLVITVTVVNDTVDELHGTGGKQESSAGKVSRSDALRFGEAFTYDDGVKVTVSRPASYQPGTYALGHAEGNKALTVKITVVNGSDESVDLDLTTVTFKDADGAEADQVYDGDLPRELAGHLESGKQAVATYAVSLPGDASRTLDVQVEPGFLHYKSATWSGTTP, from the coding sequence ATGACCAGCCCCGACACCCCTCCCCCACCACCCGGATGGGGGCAAGGGCCACCCCCGCCCTCACCACCACCACCGGCGCAGCCGCTCCGCAACGGCCTCGGTGTCGCGTCCCTGGTACTCGGCATCATCGGCGTGCTGTGCGGGCTGGTCCCGCTGTTGTTCTGGGCCTCGGGGATCCTCGCCGTCCTGGCGCTGGTCTTCGGCTGCGTCGGCATCGGGCGCGCCCGCAGGGGCCAGGCCGACAACAAGGGCGTGGCGATCTGGGGCACCTCGCTCGGCGGGGTCGCCGCGATCCTCGCGGTGGTCGGGCTCGTCATCACGGTCACGGTCGTCAACGACACCGTGGACGAGCTGCACGGCACGGGCGGCAAGCAGGAGTCGTCGGCGGGGAAGGTGTCCCGCTCCGACGCGCTGCGGTTCGGGGAGGCGTTCACGTACGACGACGGCGTGAAGGTGACCGTGTCCCGCCCCGCCTCCTACCAGCCGGGCACCTACGCGCTGGGTCATGCGGAGGGCAACAAGGCGCTGACCGTCAAGATCACCGTCGTCAACGGCTCGGACGAGTCCGTCGACCTGGATCTGACCACCGTCACCTTCAAGGACGCCGACGGCGCCGAGGCGGATCAGGTCTACGACGGTGACCTGCCGAGGGAGCTCGCCGGGCATCTGGAGTCCGGCAAGCAGGCCGTCGCCACGTACGCCGTCAGCCTTCCCGGCGACGCCTCGCGCACCCTGGACGTGCAGGTCGAGCCCGGCTTCCTCCACTACAAGAGCGCCACCTGGTCCGGGACCACGCCTTGA
- a CDS encoding MFS transporter, whose translation MPLALLALAVGAFGIGTTEFVMMGLLPNVADDLDISIPVAGHLVSAYALGVVIGAPLLAAFTAKLPRRRVLIGLMVLFVVGNALSAAAPDYHLLMAARFLSGLPHGAFFGVGAVVATGLVAPERKARSVSLMFLGLTVANIVGVPVATAMGQQLGWRATFLAVSAIGLAAIAALALLVPADHGHGDAAGLRGELRALRSVPVWLALGTTVAGFGALFSAYSYITPMLTDTAGYAESSVTLLLALFGVGATAGNLLGGRLADHSLRGTLLGGLVSLAVVLAFFPLLMTAAWSAAVGVALLGMAAFTTGSPLQLMVMEKAAAAPSLASSANQGAFNLANAGGAWIGGLALAAGFGTTSPAVTGAVLAVLGLAVAGLAYVVDLRRGPVPGTERVVASSSPEQRETVHH comes from the coding sequence ATGCCCCTGGCCCTGCTCGCCCTCGCCGTGGGCGCCTTCGGCATCGGCACGACCGAGTTCGTGATGATGGGCCTGCTGCCCAACGTCGCCGACGACCTGGACATATCCATCCCTGTCGCCGGACACCTCGTCTCCGCGTACGCGCTCGGCGTCGTCATCGGCGCCCCGCTGCTCGCCGCCTTCACCGCCAAGCTCCCGCGCCGCCGCGTCCTGATCGGCCTCATGGTGCTGTTCGTGGTCGGCAACGCCCTGTCGGCGGCCGCCCCCGACTACCACCTGCTCATGGCCGCCCGCTTCCTCAGCGGACTGCCGCACGGCGCGTTCTTCGGCGTCGGCGCGGTCGTCGCCACCGGGCTCGTCGCCCCCGAGCGCAAGGCCCGCTCGGTCTCCCTGATGTTCCTCGGCCTGACCGTCGCCAACATCGTGGGCGTGCCGGTCGCCACGGCCATGGGCCAGCAGCTCGGCTGGCGCGCCACGTTCCTCGCGGTCAGCGCCATCGGGCTCGCGGCCATCGCCGCGCTTGCCCTCCTGGTCCCCGCCGACCACGGCCATGGTGACGCGGCAGGACTGCGCGGCGAGCTCCGCGCGCTGCGCAGCGTCCCGGTCTGGCTGGCGCTCGGCACGACCGTCGCGGGCTTCGGTGCGCTGTTCTCCGCGTACAGCTACATCACGCCGATGCTGACCGACACGGCCGGCTACGCCGAGTCCAGCGTCACCCTCCTCCTCGCCCTGTTCGGCGTGGGCGCGACGGCGGGCAACCTCCTGGGCGGCCGCCTCGCCGACCACTCCCTGCGCGGCACGCTCCTCGGCGGGCTCGTCTCGCTCGCCGTGGTCCTGGCCTTCTTCCCGCTGCTCATGACCGCGGCGTGGAGTGCGGCGGTCGGCGTCGCACTGCTCGGCATGGCGGCCTTCACGACGGGCTCGCCGCTGCAGCTCATGGTCATGGAGAAGGCGGCGGCCGCACCGTCCCTGGCCTCCTCCGCCAACCAGGGCGCGTTCAATCTCGCCAACGCGGGCGGCGCCTGGATCGGCGGTCTCGCCCTCGCGGCGGGCTTCGGTACGACGTCCCCGGCGGTGACCGGCGCGGTCCTCGCGGTGCTCGGCCTCGCGGTGGCGGGCCTGGCGTACGTGGTGGACCTGCGGCGCGGTCCCGTGCCGGGTACGGAGCGGGTGGTGGCGTCCTCGTCGCCCGAACAGCGCGAGACGGTCCACCACTGA
- the panB gene encoding 3-methyl-2-oxobutanoate hydroxymethyltransferase, whose protein sequence is MTQLSAAQKSADAPQSPDSSKALYGGKGTRRITVRDITAAKERGEKWPMLTAYDAMTASVFDEAGIPVMLVGDSAGNCHLGYETTVPVTLDEMTMLSAAVVRGTSRALIVGDLPFGSYQEGPVQALRSATRLVKEAGVGAVKLEGGERSLAQTELLAQSGIPVMSHLGLTPQSVNTMGYRVQGRGDEAAHRLLNDAKAAQDAGAFAVVLELVPAELAAEVTRSLHIPTVGIGAGSDCDAQVLVWTDMMGLTGGKMPRFVKQYAELRNVMAGAAKAFAEDVVGGAFPAPEHAVH, encoded by the coding sequence ATGACGCAGCTTTCGGCTGCCCAGAAGAGCGCCGACGCCCCGCAGAGCCCCGACAGCAGCAAAGCGCTGTACGGCGGCAAGGGCACCCGGCGCATCACTGTGCGCGACATCACCGCCGCCAAGGAGCGCGGCGAGAAGTGGCCCATGCTGACCGCCTACGACGCGATGACCGCGTCCGTCTTCGACGAGGCGGGCATCCCCGTCATGCTCGTCGGCGACTCGGCGGGCAACTGCCACCTCGGGTACGAGACGACCGTGCCCGTCACCCTCGACGAGATGACCATGCTGTCCGCGGCGGTCGTACGGGGCACGAGCCGCGCCCTGATCGTCGGCGACCTGCCGTTCGGCTCGTACCAGGAGGGCCCTGTCCAGGCGCTCCGGTCGGCGACCCGCCTGGTGAAGGAGGCGGGCGTCGGTGCGGTGAAGCTGGAGGGCGGCGAACGCTCCCTGGCCCAGACCGAGTTGCTGGCGCAGTCCGGCATCCCCGTCATGTCCCACCTCGGCCTGACCCCGCAGTCCGTGAACACCATGGGCTACCGCGTGCAGGGCCGCGGCGACGAGGCCGCCCACCGGCTCCTCAACGACGCCAAGGCGGCGCAGGACGCGGGCGCGTTCGCCGTCGTCCTGGAGCTCGTCCCCGCGGAGCTGGCGGCCGAGGTCACCCGCTCCCTGCACATCCCGACCGTCGGCATCGGGGCGGGCTCCGACTGCGACGCCCAAGTCCTGGTCTGGACGGACATGATGGGCCTGACCGGCGGGAAGATGCCGCGCTTCGTGAAGCAGTACGCGGAGCTGCGCAACGTCATGGCAGGCGCCGCGAAGGCGTTCGCCGAGGACGTCGTCGGCGGCGCGTTCCCGGCACCCGAGCACGCGGTCCACTGA
- a CDS encoding endonuclease/exonuclease/phosphatase family protein, translating into MAQAYKTETGSGGSGPERPGSRFRRLLDGWRGDPDIWRRGLVTAGIAVFLALVMLFHAQIPNNVGNLGSLTETFLPWLGLFVPVLLVIAVVRKSATALIALLLPVIIWVDSFGGLITGKSGTGGDLTVATHNVNADNPDPTGTAKDVAASGADVVALEELTPSAVPVYEKALAGTYKYHAVKGTVGLWSKYPLSDTRPVDIKLGWVRAMRTTVTTPKGEVAVHVAHLPSVRVKLDAGFTANQRDNSADALGEAIADEKIGKVILLGDLNGTMNDRALNAVTSQLRSTQGAAGDGFGFSWPASFPMARIDQIMVKGVEPVSSWTLPETGSDHLPIAARVDLSS; encoded by the coding sequence ATGGCGCAGGCGTACAAGACGGAGACGGGCAGCGGCGGCTCGGGCCCCGAGCGTCCGGGGTCCCGGTTCCGACGCCTGCTCGACGGCTGGCGGGGCGATCCGGACATCTGGCGGCGCGGCCTCGTGACGGCGGGCATCGCCGTCTTCCTCGCGCTGGTGATGCTGTTCCACGCGCAGATCCCCAACAACGTGGGCAACCTCGGCTCCCTGACGGAGACCTTCCTGCCCTGGCTCGGCCTCTTCGTCCCGGTGCTGCTGGTCATCGCGGTGGTCCGCAAGTCCGCCACTGCGCTGATCGCGCTGCTGCTCCCGGTGATCATCTGGGTCGACTCGTTCGGCGGCCTGATCACCGGCAAGTCGGGCACGGGCGGTGACCTGACCGTCGCCACGCACAACGTGAACGCGGACAACCCCGACCCGACCGGCACCGCCAAGGACGTCGCCGCGTCCGGCGCGGACGTGGTCGCCCTGGAGGAGCTCACCCCGTCCGCCGTGCCCGTGTACGAGAAGGCGCTGGCAGGCACGTACAAGTACCACGCGGTCAAGGGCACGGTCGGCCTCTGGAGCAAGTACCCGCTGTCCGACACCCGGCCCGTCGACATCAAGCTGGGCTGGGTCCGCGCGATGCGTACGACGGTGACGACGCCGAAGGGCGAGGTCGCCGTCCATGTCGCGCACCTGCCGTCGGTGCGCGTGAAGCTCGACGCGGGCTTCACCGCCAACCAGCGCGACAACAGCGCCGACGCCCTCGGCGAGGCCATCGCCGACGAGAAGATCGGCAAGGTCATCCTGCTCGGCGACCTCAACGGCACGATGAACGACCGCGCGCTGAACGCGGTCACCTCGCAGCTGCGGTCCACGCAGGGCGCGGCGGGCGACGGCTTCGGCTTCAGCTGGCCCGCGTCGTTCCCGATGGCACGCATCGACCAGATCATGGTCAAGGGCGTCGAGCCGGTCTCCTCCTGGACGCTGCCGGAGACGGGCAGCGACCACCTGCCGATCGCGGCACGGGTCGACCTCTCGTCGTGA
- a CDS encoding ATP-binding cassette domain-containing protein — MKRIDMNPGGAGSAVTVRGLVKHYGETKALDGVDLDVREGTVLGVLGPNGAGKTTLVRCLSTLITPDAGSALVAGYDVVRQPRQLRRVIGLTGQYAAVDEKLSGRENLYMIGRLLDLSRKEARSRADGLLERFSLTEAAKRPASTYSGGMRRRLDLAASMIGSPSVLYLDEPTTGLDPRTRNEVWAEVKRMVGDGVTVLLTTQYMEEAEQLASELTVIDRGKVIANGGIDELKAKVGGRTLRIRPADPLELGPLASALDDLGLTGLATTTVDAESGTVLVPILSDEQLTAVVGAVTARGITIGSIATELPSLDEVFLSITGQKASAPQDARPTELEEVAV; from the coding sequence ATGAAGCGAATCGACATGAACCCCGGCGGCGCAGGGAGCGCGGTCACCGTAAGGGGACTGGTCAAGCACTACGGCGAGACCAAAGCACTGGACGGCGTGGACCTCGACGTGCGCGAGGGCACCGTCCTCGGCGTCCTCGGGCCCAACGGCGCGGGCAAGACGACCCTCGTGCGCTGCCTGTCCACCCTCATCACCCCGGACGCGGGCTCCGCCCTCGTCGCCGGGTACGACGTGGTGCGTCAGCCCCGCCAGCTCCGCCGCGTCATCGGCCTCACCGGGCAGTACGCGGCGGTGGACGAGAAGCTGTCCGGCCGCGAGAACCTGTACATGATCGGGCGGCTGCTCGACCTGTCCCGCAAGGAGGCGAGGTCCCGTGCCGACGGTCTCCTCGAGCGGTTCTCGCTGACCGAGGCGGCCAAGCGCCCCGCGAGCACGTACTCCGGCGGTATGCGCCGCCGCCTCGACCTCGCCGCGTCGATGATCGGCAGCCCGTCCGTCCTCTACCTGGACGAGCCGACGACCGGCCTCGACCCCCGTACCCGCAACGAGGTGTGGGCCGAGGTCAAGCGCATGGTCGGCGACGGCGTGACCGTGCTGCTCACCACGCAGTACATGGAGGAGGCCGAGCAGCTGGCCTCCGAGCTGACGGTCATCGACCGCGGCAAGGTCATCGCCAACGGCGGCATCGACGAGCTGAAGGCGAAGGTCGGCGGCCGCACCCTGCGCATCCGCCCGGCCGACCCGCTGGAGCTCGGCCCGCTCGCGAGCGCCCTCGACGACCTGGGCCTGACCGGCCTCGCCACCACGACGGTGGACGCCGAGTCCGGCACGGTCCTCGTCCCGATCCTCAGCGACGAGCAGCTGACCGCCGTCGTCGGCGCGGTCACCGCGCGCGGCATCACCATCGGCTCGATAGCCACCGAACTGCCCAGCCTGGACGAGGTGTTCCTGTCCATCACCGGCCAGAAGGCCAGTGCCCCGCAGGACGCACGCCCCACGGAACTCGAGGAGGTCGCCGTATGA
- a CDS encoding MFS transporter — protein MSSPAMPTPPRIPEAVHRRRWVILGVLMLSLLIVVLDNSILNVAIKTISTPEPTGLGATQSELEWAINAYTLVFAGLLFTAGLLGDRLGRKKVLLGGLVVFGIGSALAAMSGSPLQLIAFRAVMGLGAAFVMPATLAVLMNVFERDEQPKAIGIWAGGVGLAIAIGPITGGVLLDHFWWGSVFLINVPIVIVALALMVWLVPDSRDPAPGRIDLFGVALSVVGLVLLVYGIIKGGQLADFTDPAVLGTVLAGVAVLIAFVLYEKRSDHPSVDITYFKNRVFSAAICAIALVFFALMGVTFFSVFYTQSVRGYSPLQTGLLMLPLAVAQLIFAPRARLVVDRFGVRAVCTGGLLLLTATLAAFTLLDADTPIWLLEVVFFLMGTGMAHVMTPTSVVIMQALPREKAGSASALSNTFRQVGGALGIAVLGSVLSTAYRNGVEDELTVLPEGVRHTAGESIEATLGVAAKLGPKGEPLVSAANDSFLHAMHVTAVCGAGVAVLGALVVFLFLPGRTPPEAGPVEETGEPVGADRL, from the coding sequence ATGTCCTCCCCTGCCATGCCCACCCCGCCCCGCATACCGGAAGCCGTCCACCGGCGCCGGTGGGTGATCCTCGGGGTGCTGATGCTCAGCCTGCTCATCGTCGTACTCGACAACTCGATCCTGAACGTCGCCATCAAGACGATCTCCACCCCCGAACCGACCGGCCTCGGCGCCACCCAGAGCGAGCTCGAATGGGCGATCAACGCCTACACGCTCGTCTTCGCGGGCCTCCTCTTCACCGCGGGCCTGCTCGGCGACCGGCTCGGCCGCAAGAAGGTCCTCCTCGGCGGCCTCGTCGTCTTCGGCATCGGCTCGGCGCTCGCCGCCATGTCCGGCTCACCGCTCCAGCTCATCGCCTTCCGGGCCGTCATGGGCCTCGGCGCCGCCTTCGTGATGCCCGCCACCCTCGCCGTCCTCATGAACGTCTTCGAACGCGACGAACAGCCCAAGGCCATCGGCATCTGGGCCGGCGGCGTCGGCCTCGCCATCGCCATCGGACCCATCACCGGCGGCGTACTGCTCGACCACTTCTGGTGGGGCTCGGTCTTCCTCATCAACGTACCGATCGTGATCGTCGCCCTGGCACTGATGGTCTGGCTCGTGCCCGACTCCCGCGACCCCGCGCCCGGCCGCATCGACCTCTTCGGCGTCGCGCTCTCCGTCGTCGGCCTGGTGCTCCTCGTCTACGGCATCATCAAGGGCGGCCAGCTCGCCGACTTCACCGACCCGGCCGTCCTCGGCACGGTCCTCGCGGGCGTCGCCGTACTGATCGCGTTCGTGCTGTACGAGAAGCGCAGCGACCACCCCTCCGTCGACATCACGTACTTCAAGAACCGGGTGTTCTCCGCGGCGATCTGCGCCATAGCGCTCGTCTTCTTCGCGCTGATGGGCGTCACCTTCTTCTCGGTCTTCTACACGCAGAGCGTGCGGGGCTACTCGCCGCTCCAGACCGGACTGCTGATGCTGCCGCTCGCCGTGGCGCAGCTGATCTTCGCGCCGCGCGCCCGCCTCGTCGTCGACCGCTTCGGCGTACGGGCCGTGTGCACGGGCGGACTGCTCCTCCTGACGGCGACCCTGGCGGCCTTCACCCTCCTCGACGCCGACACGCCGATCTGGCTCCTGGAAGTCGTCTTCTTCCTGATGGGGACCGGCATGGCGCACGTCATGACGCCCACCAGCGTCGTCATCATGCAGGCCCTGCCGCGCGAGAAGGCCGGCTCCGCGTCCGCGCTCAGCAACACGTTCCGGCAGGTCGGCGGCGCCCTCGGCATCGCGGTCCTCGGCTCGGTGCTGTCCACGGCCTACCGCAACGGAGTCGAGGACGAGCTGACCGTGCTGCCCGAAGGGGTGCGGCACACCGCGGGCGAGTCCATCGAGGCGACCCTCGGCGTCGCCGCGAAGCTCGGCCCCAAGGGCGAGCCGCTGGTCTCCGCGGCCAACGACTCCTTCCTGCACGCCATGCACGTCACGGCGGTGTGCGGCGCGGGCGTCGCCGTGCTCGGCGCGCTGGTCGTCTTCCTCTTCCTGCCGGGACGTACGCCGCCTGAGGCGGGCCCGGTGGAGGAGACGGGTGAGCCGGTGGGGGCGGACAGGCTCTGA